A stretch of Caenorhabditis elegans chromosome IV DNA encodes these proteins:
- the npp-27 gene encoding C3HC-type domain-containing protein (Confirmed by transcript evidence), whose protein sequence is MEVDTASSRHSTVLKRKATDSINEILNYGQSSTSPQKRCKKAASLHKYRDMETYHKIIKTYKAPTWYGCAVSPRDLADYGWACVKKDCVKCIECEQYLSTVLPNICKVSFNVYNSSLQDIHEKMTTAHRTTCKLRCGAPPFRIVEPTAKEVMDGIQRRLSDSKKIIDEDLKADIPSDVNLPKIEGVPEQLIYVAALGWHVSMPKRGSLLFGCDNCARELAIRCGNKFDPIHNHERWCPRIEMDDHGEPSWQSDLNTVLNTKNHVTNRYTGSSIFKEAYAARRLLDSSLSTIITPNYI, encoded by the exons atggAGGTAGATACGGCAAGTAGCCGCCACTCAACTGTGTTAAAGCGAAAAGCGACCGATTCGATCAATGAAATTCTTAATTACGGACAATCGTCGACTAGCCCACAGAAACG atgtaaGAAAGCTGCTTCTCTTCACAAGTACAGAGATATGGAAACATAtcacaaaattatcaaaacgtACAAG gcacCCACGTGGTACGGATGCGCGGTCTCTCCACGTGATCTCGCAGACTATGGATGGGCTTGTGTGAAGAAAGACTGTGTTAAATGCATTGAATGTGAGCAATACCTCAGCACAGTTCTCCCGAATATTTGTAAAGTCTCATTCAACGTCTACAACTCATCTCTTCa agaTATTCACGAAAAAATGACGACAGCTCACCGAACAACCTGCAAGCTTCGATGTGGTGCTCCACCATTCCGAATCGTTGAGCCAACAGCCAAAGAAGTAATGGATGGAATTCAACGGAGATTGTctgattctaaaaaaattatcgatgaAGACTTGAAGGCTGATATCCCATCAGATGTGAATCTTCCGAAAATTGAAGGAGTTCCAGAACAACTTATTTATGTAGCAGCTCTTGGATGGCATGTTTCGATGCCAAAACGAGGATCTCTTCTTTTTGGATGTGACAATTGTGCCAGAGAGTTAGCCATTAG gTGCGGAAACAAATTTGATCCGATTCACAATCATGAACGTTGGTGTCCTCGGATTGAAATGGATGATCACGGGGAACCAAGTTGGCAATCTGATCTCAACACTGTCCtcaacacaaaaaatcatGTGACTAACCGA TACACTGGGTCATCGATCTTCAAAGAAGCATACGCGGCTCGACGTCTTCTCGACAGTTCACTTTCTACAATCATCACACCAAATTATATTTGA
- the ntl-4 gene encoding CCR4-NOT transcription complex subunit 4 (Confirmed by transcript evidence) has product MSTCSDESCDKECPLCMETLELDDINFYPCKCEYQICRFCWHRIRTDENGLCPACRQPYPEDPVNFKPMTTDDVRKHKDEQRLKKQAEKLKLSDARQYLCNYRVLQKNLVYVVGLSPRVADPEILKKNEYFGRYGKIQKIVTSATPSLPAPHLPPSHTAYVTYKRVDDALRAIQGVHNSMLDGRLVKASLGTTKYCSSFLNSRKCFKPVGECMYLHENAEAEISFTKDDMHLGKHTEYEKRLIESMNSRPPPPQSTLASQLDKILAPTSNSPRRYLEDDSDTVDDVERTGSAIHMCADDPDDDDADSTNTSNSIDDPAPSNPADETVNSRRSNQTARERQWSERDEISVAPSNTPPTDPEGNENEFEEDIHRNDVSDLMSKLDVNDDRLARTSFSENDYLGIPAPAKHQEAPAPLMQWEALLGLSSPSAQSTIVEPSSLFPTFKMDSGFNSQSLFGTHTSSTPSFRREASPPPGLARFNSDDDLGFDPFTESSKGLSALLQEEQEQIPPHNSASNHTLDVLKHSRLFGQLPEQRQSTQQHPQHLQSSHQQHPLQQNQDQHHSFLHQLHAQQQHQQQQFAADMNRQQDYMYSRLMSQQQQQSQQQRQFDSTPGFSHPFGSMQQQQQSSQQQQHQSQSSQSSSLLQDLFNRQQQQHQAQQQAQQHQQQQMYAGINSYMYNDMLMPRVPFGMAPPPGLGGPSTNRSSTTQQAPPHMTQQSQQQQQQQQSSMGLFGMGGHQSMMQDHQSQQPQSAQDAFKALLPNVNVRFMDDNSMSRWSHENSLRSSAVPPPPGFSSVMNR; this is encoded by the exons ATGTCTACCTGCAGCGATGAAAGTTGCGATAAGGAA tgCCCTTTGTGCATGGAGACCCTTGAACTGGATGACATCAACTTTTATCCATGCAAATGCGAGTACcag atttgccgattttgctgGCATCGTATACGAACCGATGAAAATGGATTATGTCCTGCTTGCCGGCAGCCATATCCTGAAGACCCTGTCAATTTTAAG CCAATGACAACCGACGATGTGCGAAAACACAAGGACGAACAACGATTGAAAAAACAAgcggaaaaactgaaattatcgGATGCACGCCAATATCTTTGTAATTACCGTGTACTCCAAAAGAATCTTGTCTACGTCGTGGGATTATCACCTCGTGTAGCAGATCCtgagattttgaagaaaaatgagtatTTCGGTCGGTACGGTAAAATTCAGAAGATCGTAACGAGTGCGACACCGTCATTACCTGCACCTCATCTTCCACCTAGTCATACGGCTTACGTAACGTATAAAAGAGTTGATGACGCGCTAAGAGCAATTCAA ggcGTACATAACTCAATGTTGGATGGTAGGTTAGTGAAAGCATCACTTGGAACAACCAAGTATTgttcttcatttttgaatagtcGGAAGTGTTTCAAACCGGTCGGT GAATGTATGTATTTGCATGAAAACGCTGAAGCTGAAATAAGTTTCACAAAAGATGATATGCATCTTGGAAAGCACACAGAATACGAGAAACGATTAATTGAATCGATGAATAGCCGACCTCCGCCGCCACAATCGACACTTGCATCACAATTGGATAAAATACTGGCGCCAAC GTCAAATTCACCACGGCGATATCTTGAAGATGATTCTGACACAGTTGATGACGTTGAGCGAACAG GCTCAGCGATACACATGTGTGCGGATGAtcctgatgatgatgatgcagATTCTACGAACACAAGCAAT tctaTCGACGACCCGGCACCTTCAAATCCAGCAGATGAGACAGTTAACAGTAGACGGAGTAATCAGACAGCCAGAGAGCGACAGTGGTCAGAACGCGACGAAATTTCAGTGGCGCCCAGCAATACACCTCCTACAGATCCTGAAGGAAATGAAAACGAGTTTGAAGAGGACATCCATAg aaacGATGTTAGTGATCTTATGTCAAAATTAGATGTAAATGACGACCGGCTGGCCCGGACATCATTCTCAGAAAATGATTATCTTGGGATTCCGGCACCAGCAAAGCATCAAGAAGCACCAGCTCCTCTTATGCAATGGGAAGCATTGCTCGGATTGTCATCACCTTCTGCACAATCAACGATCGTCGAACCTTCGTCACTATTCCCAACGTTCAAAATGGATTCAGGATTCAATTCACAATCGTTATTCGGAACACACACATCTAGCACACCGTCGTTCAGAAGAGAGGCTAGTCCTCCACCCGGTCTCGCTAGGTTCAATTCAGACGATGATCTTGGATTCGATCCGTTCACCGAATCATCAAAGGGATTGTCAGCGTTGTTACAAGAAGAACAAGAACAGATTCCACCACACAATTCAGCATCAAATCATACTTTAGATGTGTTAAAACA TTCTAGATTGTTTGGTCAATTACCCGAGCAGCGACAGTCAACCCAGCAGCATCCACAACATCTTCAATCATCACATCAACAGCATCCATTACAACAGAATCAAGATCAACATCATTCGTTCCTTCATCAGTTACATGCACAGCAACAGCATCAACAACAACAGTTTGCAGCAGATATGAACAGGCAACAGGACTATATGTATAGTAGACTTATGTCACAGCAACAACAGCAATCACAACAGCAGAGACAGTTCGACTCGACGCCTGGATTTTCACATCCATTCGGAAGT ATGCAGCAGCAACAACAGTCTtcacagcaacaacaacatcaGTCTCAGTCGTCACAGTCGTCCAGTCTTCTACAAGACTTGTTCAATCGCCAACAGCAACAACATCAAGCGCAGCAACAAGCACAACAACATCAACAACAGCAGATGTATGCTGGAATCAACTCATACATGTACAATGACATGTTGATGCCTCGAGTACCATTTGGAATGGCACCACCTCCAGGACTCGGAGGTCCATCTACGAACAGATCTTCCACGACACAACAAGCACCTCCACACATGACACAACAatcacaacaacaacagcaacagCAACAGTCAAGTATGGGATTGTTCGGAATGGGAGGCCATCAAAGTATGATGCAGGATCATCAATCACAGCAGCCACAATCTGCACAAGATGCATTCAAAGCTCTTCTTCCAAATGTAAATGTTCGGTTTATGGATGATAATTCGATGTCTCGTTGGTCGCATGAGAACAGTCTGCGATCATCAGCCGTCCCACCACCACCCGGTTTTTCTTCTGTGATGAACCGATAA
- the ntl-4 gene encoding CCR4-NOT transcription complex subunit 4 (Confirmed by transcript evidence), with protein sequence MSTCSDESCDKECPLCMETLELDDINFYPCKCEYQICRFCWHRIRTDENGLCPACRQPYPEDPVNFKPMTTDDVRKHKDEQRLKKQAEKLKLSDARQYLCNYRVLQKNLVYVVGLSPRVADPEILKKNEYFGRYGKIQKIVTSATPSLPAPHLPPSHTAYVTYKRVDDALRAIQGVHNSMLDGRLVKASLGTTKYCSSFLNSRKCFKPECMYLHENAEAEISFTKDDMHLGKHTEYEKRLIESMNSRPPPPQSTLASQLDKILAPTSNSPRRYLEDDSDTVDDVERTGSAIHMCADDPDDDDADSTNTSNSIDDPAPSNPADETVNSRRSNQTARERQWSERDEISVAPSNTPPTDPEGNENEFEEDIHRNDVSDLMSKLDVNDDRLARTSFSENDYLGIPAPAKHQEAPAPLMQWEALLGLSSPSAQSTIVEPSSLFPTFKMDSGFNSQSLFGTHTSSTPSFRREASPPPGLARFNSDDDLGFDPFTESSKGLSALLQEEQEQIPPHNSASNHTLDVLKQLFGQLPEQRQSTQQHPQHLQSSHQQHPLQQNQDQHHSFLHQLHAQQQHQQQQFAADMNRQQDYMYSRLMSQQQQQSQQQRQFDSTPGFSHPFGSMQQQQQSSQQQQHQSQSSQSSSLLQDLFNRQQQQHQAQQQAQQHQQQQMYAGINSYMYNDMLMPRVPFGMAPPPGLGGPSTNRSSTTQQAPPHMTQQSQQQQQQQQSSMGLFGMGGHQSMMQDHQSQQPQSAQDAFKALLPNVNVRFMDDNSMSRWSHENSLRSSAVPPPPGFSSVMNR encoded by the exons ATGTCTACCTGCAGCGATGAAAGTTGCGATAAGGAA tgCCCTTTGTGCATGGAGACCCTTGAACTGGATGACATCAACTTTTATCCATGCAAATGCGAGTACcag atttgccgattttgctgGCATCGTATACGAACCGATGAAAATGGATTATGTCCTGCTTGCCGGCAGCCATATCCTGAAGACCCTGTCAATTTTAAG CCAATGACAACCGACGATGTGCGAAAACACAAGGACGAACAACGATTGAAAAAACAAgcggaaaaactgaaattatcgGATGCACGCCAATATCTTTGTAATTACCGTGTACTCCAAAAGAATCTTGTCTACGTCGTGGGATTATCACCTCGTGTAGCAGATCCtgagattttgaagaaaaatgagtatTTCGGTCGGTACGGTAAAATTCAGAAGATCGTAACGAGTGCGACACCGTCATTACCTGCACCTCATCTTCCACCTAGTCATACGGCTTACGTAACGTATAAAAGAGTTGATGACGCGCTAAGAGCAATTCAA ggcGTACATAACTCAATGTTGGATGGTAGGTTAGTGAAAGCATCACTTGGAACAACCAAGTATTgttcttcatttttgaatagtcGGAAGTGTTTCAAACCG GAATGTATGTATTTGCATGAAAACGCTGAAGCTGAAATAAGTTTCACAAAAGATGATATGCATCTTGGAAAGCACACAGAATACGAGAAACGATTAATTGAATCGATGAATAGCCGACCTCCGCCGCCACAATCGACACTTGCATCACAATTGGATAAAATACTGGCGCCAAC GTCAAATTCACCACGGCGATATCTTGAAGATGATTCTGACACAGTTGATGACGTTGAGCGAACAG GCTCAGCGATACACATGTGTGCGGATGAtcctgatgatgatgatgcagATTCTACGAACACAAGCAAT tctaTCGACGACCCGGCACCTTCAAATCCAGCAGATGAGACAGTTAACAGTAGACGGAGTAATCAGACAGCCAGAGAGCGACAGTGGTCAGAACGCGACGAAATTTCAGTGGCGCCCAGCAATACACCTCCTACAGATCCTGAAGGAAATGAAAACGAGTTTGAAGAGGACATCCATAg aaacGATGTTAGTGATCTTATGTCAAAATTAGATGTAAATGACGACCGGCTGGCCCGGACATCATTCTCAGAAAATGATTATCTTGGGATTCCGGCACCAGCAAAGCATCAAGAAGCACCAGCTCCTCTTATGCAATGGGAAGCATTGCTCGGATTGTCATCACCTTCTGCACAATCAACGATCGTCGAACCTTCGTCACTATTCCCAACGTTCAAAATGGATTCAGGATTCAATTCACAATCGTTATTCGGAACACACACATCTAGCACACCGTCGTTCAGAAGAGAGGCTAGTCCTCCACCCGGTCTCGCTAGGTTCAATTCAGACGATGATCTTGGATTCGATCCGTTCACCGAATCATCAAAGGGATTGTCAGCGTTGTTACAAGAAGAACAAGAACAGATTCCACCACACAATTCAGCATCAAATCATACTTTAGATGTGTTAAAACA ATTGTTTGGTCAATTACCCGAGCAGCGACAGTCAACCCAGCAGCATCCACAACATCTTCAATCATCACATCAACAGCATCCATTACAACAGAATCAAGATCAACATCATTCGTTCCTTCATCAGTTACATGCACAGCAACAGCATCAACAACAACAGTTTGCAGCAGATATGAACAGGCAACAGGACTATATGTATAGTAGACTTATGTCACAGCAACAACAGCAATCACAACAGCAGAGACAGTTCGACTCGACGCCTGGATTTTCACATCCATTCGGAAGT ATGCAGCAGCAACAACAGTCTtcacagcaacaacaacatcaGTCTCAGTCGTCACAGTCGTCCAGTCTTCTACAAGACTTGTTCAATCGCCAACAGCAACAACATCAAGCGCAGCAACAAGCACAACAACATCAACAACAGCAGATGTATGCTGGAATCAACTCATACATGTACAATGACATGTTGATGCCTCGAGTACCATTTGGAATGGCACCACCTCCAGGACTCGGAGGTCCATCTACGAACAGATCTTCCACGACACAACAAGCACCTCCACACATGACACAACAatcacaacaacaacagcaacagCAACAGTCAAGTATGGGATTGTTCGGAATGGGAGGCCATCAAAGTATGATGCAGGATCATCAATCACAGCAGCCACAATCTGCACAAGATGCATTCAAAGCTCTTCTTCCAAATGTAAATGTTCGGTTTATGGATGATAATTCGATGTCTCGTTGGTCGCATGAGAACAGTCTGCGATCATCAGCCGTCCCACCACCACCCGGTTTTTCTTCTGTGATGAACCGATAA
- the ntl-4 gene encoding CCR4-NOT transcription complex subunit 4 (Confirmed by transcript evidence), producing the protein MSTCSDESCDKECPLCMETLELDDINFYPCKCEYQICRFCWHRIRTDENGLCPACRQPYPEDPVNFKPMTTDDVRKHKDEQRLKKQAEKLKLSDARQYLCNYRVLQKNLVYVVGLSPRVADPEILKKNEYFGRYGKIQKIVTSATPSLPAPHLPPSHTAYVTYKRVDDALRAIQGVHNSMLDGRLVKASLGTTKYCSSFLNSRKCFKPECMYLHENAEAEISFTKDDMHLGKHTEYEKRLIESMNSRPPPPQSTLASQLDKILAPTSNSPRRYLEDDSDTVDDVERTGSAIHMCADDPDDDDADSTNTSNSIDDPAPSNPADETVNSRRSNQTARERQWSERDEISVAPSNTPPTDPEGNENEFEEDIHRNDVSDLMSKLDVNDDRLARTSFSENDYLGIPAPAKHQEAPAPLMQWEALLGLSSPSAQSTIVEPSSLFPTFKMDSGFNSQSLFGTHTSSTPSFRREASPPPGLARFNSDDDLGFDPFTESSKGLSALLQEEQEQIPPHNSASNHTLDVLKHSRLFGQLPEQRQSTQQHPQHLQSSHQQHPLQQNQDQHHSFLHQLHAQQQHQQQQFAADMNRQQDYMYSRLMSQQQQQSQQQRQFDSTPGFSHPFGSMQQQQQSSQQQQHQSQSSQSSSLLQDLFNRQQQQHQAQQQAQQHQQQQMYAGINSYMYNDMLMPRVPFGMAPPPGLGGPSTNRSSTTQQAPPHMTQQSQQQQQQQQSSMGLFGMGGHQSMMQDHQSQQPQSAQDAFKALLPNVNVRFMDDNSMSRWSHENSLRSSAVPPPPGFSSVMNR; encoded by the exons ATGTCTACCTGCAGCGATGAAAGTTGCGATAAGGAA tgCCCTTTGTGCATGGAGACCCTTGAACTGGATGACATCAACTTTTATCCATGCAAATGCGAGTACcag atttgccgattttgctgGCATCGTATACGAACCGATGAAAATGGATTATGTCCTGCTTGCCGGCAGCCATATCCTGAAGACCCTGTCAATTTTAAG CCAATGACAACCGACGATGTGCGAAAACACAAGGACGAACAACGATTGAAAAAACAAgcggaaaaactgaaattatcgGATGCACGCCAATATCTTTGTAATTACCGTGTACTCCAAAAGAATCTTGTCTACGTCGTGGGATTATCACCTCGTGTAGCAGATCCtgagattttgaagaaaaatgagtatTTCGGTCGGTACGGTAAAATTCAGAAGATCGTAACGAGTGCGACACCGTCATTACCTGCACCTCATCTTCCACCTAGTCATACGGCTTACGTAACGTATAAAAGAGTTGATGACGCGCTAAGAGCAATTCAA ggcGTACATAACTCAATGTTGGATGGTAGGTTAGTGAAAGCATCACTTGGAACAACCAAGTATTgttcttcatttttgaatagtcGGAAGTGTTTCAAACCG GAATGTATGTATTTGCATGAAAACGCTGAAGCTGAAATAAGTTTCACAAAAGATGATATGCATCTTGGAAAGCACACAGAATACGAGAAACGATTAATTGAATCGATGAATAGCCGACCTCCGCCGCCACAATCGACACTTGCATCACAATTGGATAAAATACTGGCGCCAAC GTCAAATTCACCACGGCGATATCTTGAAGATGATTCTGACACAGTTGATGACGTTGAGCGAACAG GCTCAGCGATACACATGTGTGCGGATGAtcctgatgatgatgatgcagATTCTACGAACACAAGCAAT tctaTCGACGACCCGGCACCTTCAAATCCAGCAGATGAGACAGTTAACAGTAGACGGAGTAATCAGACAGCCAGAGAGCGACAGTGGTCAGAACGCGACGAAATTTCAGTGGCGCCCAGCAATACACCTCCTACAGATCCTGAAGGAAATGAAAACGAGTTTGAAGAGGACATCCATAg aaacGATGTTAGTGATCTTATGTCAAAATTAGATGTAAATGACGACCGGCTGGCCCGGACATCATTCTCAGAAAATGATTATCTTGGGATTCCGGCACCAGCAAAGCATCAAGAAGCACCAGCTCCTCTTATGCAATGGGAAGCATTGCTCGGATTGTCATCACCTTCTGCACAATCAACGATCGTCGAACCTTCGTCACTATTCCCAACGTTCAAAATGGATTCAGGATTCAATTCACAATCGTTATTCGGAACACACACATCTAGCACACCGTCGTTCAGAAGAGAGGCTAGTCCTCCACCCGGTCTCGCTAGGTTCAATTCAGACGATGATCTTGGATTCGATCCGTTCACCGAATCATCAAAGGGATTGTCAGCGTTGTTACAAGAAGAACAAGAACAGATTCCACCACACAATTCAGCATCAAATCATACTTTAGATGTGTTAAAACA TTCTAGATTGTTTGGTCAATTACCCGAGCAGCGACAGTCAACCCAGCAGCATCCACAACATCTTCAATCATCACATCAACAGCATCCATTACAACAGAATCAAGATCAACATCATTCGTTCCTTCATCAGTTACATGCACAGCAACAGCATCAACAACAACAGTTTGCAGCAGATATGAACAGGCAACAGGACTATATGTATAGTAGACTTATGTCACAGCAACAACAGCAATCACAACAGCAGAGACAGTTCGACTCGACGCCTGGATTTTCACATCCATTCGGAAGT ATGCAGCAGCAACAACAGTCTtcacagcaacaacaacatcaGTCTCAGTCGTCACAGTCGTCCAGTCTTCTACAAGACTTGTTCAATCGCCAACAGCAACAACATCAAGCGCAGCAACAAGCACAACAACATCAACAACAGCAGATGTATGCTGGAATCAACTCATACATGTACAATGACATGTTGATGCCTCGAGTACCATTTGGAATGGCACCACCTCCAGGACTCGGAGGTCCATCTACGAACAGATCTTCCACGACACAACAAGCACCTCCACACATGACACAACAatcacaacaacaacagcaacagCAACAGTCAAGTATGGGATTGTTCGGAATGGGAGGCCATCAAAGTATGATGCAGGATCATCAATCACAGCAGCCACAATCTGCACAAGATGCATTCAAAGCTCTTCTTCCAAATGTAAATGTTCGGTTTATGGATGATAATTCGATGTCTCGTTGGTCGCATGAGAACAGTCTGCGATCATCAGCCGTCCCACCACCACCCGGTTTTTCTTCTGTGATGAACCGATAA
- the ntl-4 gene encoding CCR4-NOT transcription complex subunit 4 (Confirmed by transcript evidence), whose translation MSTCSDESCDKECPLCMETLELDDINFYPCKCEYQICRFCWHRIRTDENGLCPACRQPYPEDPVNFKPMTTDDVRKHKDEQRLKKQAEKLKLSDARQYLCNYRVLQKNLVYVVGLSPRVADPEILKKNEYFGRYGKIQKIVTSATPSLPAPHLPPSHTAYVTYKRVDDALRAIQGVHNSMLDGRLVKASLGTTKYCSSFLNSRKCFKPVGECMYLHENAEAEISFTKDDMHLGKHTEYEKRLIESMNSRPPPPQSTLASQLDKILAPTSNSPRRYLEDDSDTVDDVERTGSAIHMCADDPDDDDADSTNTSNSIDDPAPSNPADETVNSRRSNQTARERQWSERDEISVAPSNTPPTDPEGNENEFEEDIHRNDVSDLMSKLDVNDDRLARTSFSENDYLGIPAPAKHQEAPAPLMQWEALLGLSSPSAQSTIVEPSSLFPTFKMDSGFNSQSLFGTHTSSTPSFRREASPPPGLARFNSDDDLGFDPFTESSKGLSALLQEEQEQIPPHNSASNHTLDVLKQLFGQLPEQRQSTQQHPQHLQSSHQQHPLQQNQDQHHSFLHQLHAQQQHQQQQFAADMNRQQDYMYSRLMSQQQQQSQQQRQFDSTPGFSHPFGSMQQQQQSSQQQQHQSQSSQSSSLLQDLFNRQQQQHQAQQQAQQHQQQQMYAGINSYMYNDMLMPRVPFGMAPPPGLGGPSTNRSSTTQQAPPHMTQQSQQQQQQQQSSMGLFGMGGHQSMMQDHQSQQPQSAQDAFKALLPNVNVRFMDDNSMSRWSHENSLRSSAVPPPPGFSSVMNR comes from the exons ATGTCTACCTGCAGCGATGAAAGTTGCGATAAGGAA tgCCCTTTGTGCATGGAGACCCTTGAACTGGATGACATCAACTTTTATCCATGCAAATGCGAGTACcag atttgccgattttgctgGCATCGTATACGAACCGATGAAAATGGATTATGTCCTGCTTGCCGGCAGCCATATCCTGAAGACCCTGTCAATTTTAAG CCAATGACAACCGACGATGTGCGAAAACACAAGGACGAACAACGATTGAAAAAACAAgcggaaaaactgaaattatcgGATGCACGCCAATATCTTTGTAATTACCGTGTACTCCAAAAGAATCTTGTCTACGTCGTGGGATTATCACCTCGTGTAGCAGATCCtgagattttgaagaaaaatgagtatTTCGGTCGGTACGGTAAAATTCAGAAGATCGTAACGAGTGCGACACCGTCATTACCTGCACCTCATCTTCCACCTAGTCATACGGCTTACGTAACGTATAAAAGAGTTGATGACGCGCTAAGAGCAATTCAA ggcGTACATAACTCAATGTTGGATGGTAGGTTAGTGAAAGCATCACTTGGAACAACCAAGTATTgttcttcatttttgaatagtcGGAAGTGTTTCAAACCGGTCGGT GAATGTATGTATTTGCATGAAAACGCTGAAGCTGAAATAAGTTTCACAAAAGATGATATGCATCTTGGAAAGCACACAGAATACGAGAAACGATTAATTGAATCGATGAATAGCCGACCTCCGCCGCCACAATCGACACTTGCATCACAATTGGATAAAATACTGGCGCCAAC GTCAAATTCACCACGGCGATATCTTGAAGATGATTCTGACACAGTTGATGACGTTGAGCGAACAG GCTCAGCGATACACATGTGTGCGGATGAtcctgatgatgatgatgcagATTCTACGAACACAAGCAAT tctaTCGACGACCCGGCACCTTCAAATCCAGCAGATGAGACAGTTAACAGTAGACGGAGTAATCAGACAGCCAGAGAGCGACAGTGGTCAGAACGCGACGAAATTTCAGTGGCGCCCAGCAATACACCTCCTACAGATCCTGAAGGAAATGAAAACGAGTTTGAAGAGGACATCCATAg aaacGATGTTAGTGATCTTATGTCAAAATTAGATGTAAATGACGACCGGCTGGCCCGGACATCATTCTCAGAAAATGATTATCTTGGGATTCCGGCACCAGCAAAGCATCAAGAAGCACCAGCTCCTCTTATGCAATGGGAAGCATTGCTCGGATTGTCATCACCTTCTGCACAATCAACGATCGTCGAACCTTCGTCACTATTCCCAACGTTCAAAATGGATTCAGGATTCAATTCACAATCGTTATTCGGAACACACACATCTAGCACACCGTCGTTCAGAAGAGAGGCTAGTCCTCCACCCGGTCTCGCTAGGTTCAATTCAGACGATGATCTTGGATTCGATCCGTTCACCGAATCATCAAAGGGATTGTCAGCGTTGTTACAAGAAGAACAAGAACAGATTCCACCACACAATTCAGCATCAAATCATACTTTAGATGTGTTAAAACA ATTGTTTGGTCAATTACCCGAGCAGCGACAGTCAACCCAGCAGCATCCACAACATCTTCAATCATCACATCAACAGCATCCATTACAACAGAATCAAGATCAACATCATTCGTTCCTTCATCAGTTACATGCACAGCAACAGCATCAACAACAACAGTTTGCAGCAGATATGAACAGGCAACAGGACTATATGTATAGTAGACTTATGTCACAGCAACAACAGCAATCACAACAGCAGAGACAGTTCGACTCGACGCCTGGATTTTCACATCCATTCGGAAGT ATGCAGCAGCAACAACAGTCTtcacagcaacaacaacatcaGTCTCAGTCGTCACAGTCGTCCAGTCTTCTACAAGACTTGTTCAATCGCCAACAGCAACAACATCAAGCGCAGCAACAAGCACAACAACATCAACAACAGCAGATGTATGCTGGAATCAACTCATACATGTACAATGACATGTTGATGCCTCGAGTACCATTTGGAATGGCACCACCTCCAGGACTCGGAGGTCCATCTACGAACAGATCTTCCACGACACAACAAGCACCTCCACACATGACACAACAatcacaacaacaacagcaacagCAACAGTCAAGTATGGGATTGTTCGGAATGGGAGGCCATCAAAGTATGATGCAGGATCATCAATCACAGCAGCCACAATCTGCACAAGATGCATTCAAAGCTCTTCTTCCAAATGTAAATGTTCGGTTTATGGATGATAATTCGATGTCTCGTTGGTCGCATGAGAACAGTCTGCGATCATCAGCCGTCCCACCACCACCCGGTTTTTCTTCTGTGATGAACCGATAA